A window of the Leptospira bourretii genome harbors these coding sequences:
- the cobA gene encoding uroporphyrinogen-III C-methyltransferase, which produces MSSNKTEQGFVSFVSGGPGPVDLLTLRGRGRIESADVILYDALLDPEFLDLFPEEAQILYVGKRASEHVRTQTEINSLLVEFASAGKQVVRLKGGDASIFGRLAEEIQSLEEAEIPFEVIPGVSSVTTGVAELGVSLTVRGVSRQIIILDGHTILEDERSWMGMENFLGTIAILMGSKKTKELAKRLIQKGIAGKTPIVLAENVGRGNPIYKTSTLAETALDGIPKESNGPGILYVGEAIRPLLNRKQKLNSHTLQRLFAE; this is translated from the coding sequence ATGTCCTCCAATAAGACAGAACAGGGATTTGTTAGTTTTGTGAGCGGTGGCCCGGGCCCCGTTGACCTTTTGACCCTCCGTGGTCGTGGCCGCATCGAATCCGCTGATGTCATCCTCTACGATGCACTCCTCGATCCCGAATTCTTAGACTTATTTCCTGAAGAGGCCCAAATCCTTTATGTAGGAAAAAGGGCGAGTGAACATGTCCGCACCCAAACTGAAATCAATTCCCTACTTGTGGAATTTGCTAGCGCAGGAAAACAAGTGGTTCGCCTAAAAGGGGGTGATGCTTCCATTTTTGGCAGACTCGCAGAAGAAATTCAAAGTTTAGAAGAAGCAGAGATACCATTTGAAGTGATCCCTGGAGTAAGTTCCGTGACAACGGGTGTGGCTGAATTAGGTGTGTCACTTACCGTTCGAGGTGTCTCAAGGCAGATCATCATTTTGGATGGTCACACCATTTTAGAAGATGAACGCAGTTGGATGGGAATGGAGAATTTCCTCGGAACCATTGCCATTCTCATGGGAAGCAAAAAGACAAAGGAACTAGCAAAACGATTGATCCAAAAAGGAATCGCAGGTAAGACCCCAATTGTTCTTGCCGAGAATGTAGGAAGAGGAAATCCAATTTATAAAACATCGACTCTCGCAGAAACTGCGTTAGATGGTATTCCAAAAGAATCCAATGGTCCTGGAATTCTTTATGTGGGTGAAGCCATACGACCTTTACTCAATCGAAAACAAAAATTAAATTCCCATACACTTCAGAGATTGTTTGCAGAATGA
- a CDS encoding LBF_1134 family protein: protein MKLIPPTLLFCLLFCACAGGNIKIKIKPDRSGDLVLYQKKITKKTSGLPFGTGLVATGELEISIKERAYRFKDYTNILPPGFRLIEFTEEQIHEIQLVVDTSKTSPLLSALEINRDEINSILNEAKLRDDLLRFNTLVEFIQIEIQFPFPIKKVKFSEPRTPGEWTARLDSSEKMIVNIPLHSVWSNEHPLTTIQIYPESN from the coding sequence ATGAAACTGATACCACCAACCTTATTATTCTGCCTATTGTTTTGTGCCTGCGCCGGTGGGAATATTAAAATAAAGATCAAACCTGATCGTTCCGGTGACTTGGTTTTGTATCAGAAAAAAATCACAAAAAAAACTTCTGGATTGCCTTTCGGAACGGGGCTTGTGGCGACAGGGGAACTTGAGATTAGTATCAAAGAAAGGGCTTATCGTTTCAAAGATTATACAAATATTCTTCCGCCGGGATTTCGATTGATTGAGTTTACGGAAGAACAAATCCATGAAATCCAACTTGTTGTTGATACGAGTAAAACTTCTCCTCTTTTGTCTGCACTAGAAATCAATCGAGATGAAATTAATTCTATTTTAAACGAAGCTAAACTCCGAGATGACTTACTTCGTTTTAATACACTGGTGGAATTTATACAGATCGAAATTCAGTTTCCATTCCCAATTAAAAAAGTAAAATTTTCAGAACCAAGAACTCCGGGGGAGTGGACAGCAAGGCTTGATAGCAGTGAAAAGATGATTGTGAATATTCCCTTACATTCTGTTTGGTCTAACGAACATCCGCTTACGACCATTCAGATTTATCCCGAGTCCAACTAA
- a CDS encoding bile acid:sodium symporter family protein — protein sequence MDINSVRLNFNKDSVYLINALVGFIMFGIALELKLQDFKHLLRYPKPAFVGLFSQYILLPLATLLIIWVVNPHPGLALGMVLVAACPGGNMSNFFTHLAKGNLALSVSLTTFSSAFAFLLTPIGFFFWGNLLPVTREYLKSISVSPYEILVSITVLLVVPLILGILFQKLFPKLTHTVKRAVQRISILLLAFFIVGALVTNLKFFKEYIHLLFGLVFLMNLAGLSLGYYFGKLFKLPLSDRKTIAIETGIQNSSLGLAIVFSFFDGLGGMAMICAWWGIWHLLAGAAIATYWNKTAPKGLES from the coding sequence ATGGATATCAATTCAGTTCGTCTCAATTTTAACAAAGACTCAGTGTATTTAATCAATGCACTGGTTGGATTTATCATGTTTGGTATTGCTTTGGAATTAAAACTCCAAGATTTCAAACATCTTTTGCGTTATCCTAAACCAGCGTTTGTTGGTCTCTTTAGCCAATATATATTGTTACCATTAGCCACCCTTCTGATCATTTGGGTGGTGAACCCGCACCCAGGCCTTGCATTAGGAATGGTGCTTGTGGCAGCATGTCCTGGTGGGAATATGTCCAACTTTTTTACTCATTTGGCAAAAGGGAATTTAGCACTTTCTGTGAGTCTCACTACCTTTTCATCTGCTTTTGCTTTTCTCTTAACTCCAATTGGATTTTTCTTTTGGGGGAATTTACTTCCGGTCACTCGTGAATATCTCAAATCCATTTCGGTAAGTCCTTATGAGATTTTGGTTTCCATCACTGTCCTACTCGTTGTTCCTCTGATTCTCGGAATTCTCTTTCAAAAATTATTCCCCAAACTCACTCATACAGTGAAACGAGCCGTACAAAGAATCTCCATTTTATTACTCGCTTTCTTTATTGTGGGAGCACTTGTTACCAATTTGAAATTCTTTAAAGAATACATCCACCTTCTCTTTGGACTTGTATTTCTTATGAACTTGGCCGGGCTTTCTCTTGGGTATTATTTTGGGAAACTATTCAAATTGCCACTTAGCGATAGAAAAACAATCGCCATTGAAACGGGAATTCAAAACTCAAGCCTCGGCCTTGCGATCGTTTTTAGTTTCTTTGATGGCCTTGGTGGAATGGCGATGATTTGTGCTTGGTGGGGAATCTGGCACCTGTTAGCCGGTGCCGCAATTGCTACTTATTGGAATAAAACTGCTCCGAAAGGATTGGAATCTTAG
- a CDS encoding diflavin oxidoreductase, producing the protein MLSDEKRNRFLQLLKESTKDEWVWMSGYLSALTQASIGGSVDVSLTPPVSIDSGGDPLHGNLKAQPIQCSVVYGTETGNSKKLGTELVKKLKELGVSAKLKSTDTYKAKDLKEEEYLFVVVSTHGDGEPPQAAKPFIQILADTKESLSKVKFAVLGLGDTSYPLFCQTGEDVDSMLAKLGAERIQPLGKCDVDFDLVAKPWMSELIAKLNAHSKTATTQSPKQSQSQAAKPTSGGKVVYEGSVITNIVLNDIGATKSTRHIEIKTAVPIDYLPGDSAGFLAYNRDDEVNRILSLLKTDRETRVTYKGETWMAYDLFRKKVSVRFLPDRVIQKYAGLIGKEIPSGKLDLDVLLTLNPSEKKIELQTLVDILEPIVPRYYSIASSPSAHGEDEVHLTVAEVEIETFTGIKTGFCSGYLSELKEGDVVPFFIQRNNSFRLPSPDTDIIMIGPGTGIAPFRSFLFEREQNSGNGKNWLIFGERNFVSDFYYQTELLELMDTGVLHKLNTAFSRDTKQKVYVQDRMSENASELLKWIENGAVIYLCGSKDPMSKDVDRKLIEILSERTFDTGKDASDYLKELEEAGRYIKDVY; encoded by the coding sequence ATGCTATCCGATGAGAAACGCAATCGATTTTTACAGTTACTGAAGGAATCCACAAAAGACGAATGGGTGTGGATGTCTGGGTATTTGTCTGCCCTTACGCAGGCAAGCATCGGCGGGAGTGTCGATGTTTCTCTCACCCCTCCTGTGAGCATTGATTCAGGTGGTGACCCTTTACACGGAAATTTAAAAGCGCAGCCGATCCAATGCAGCGTGGTTTACGGTACAGAAACTGGAAATTCTAAGAAATTAGGAACAGAACTTGTTAAAAAATTAAAAGAACTAGGTGTCTCTGCTAAATTAAAAAGTACAGATACGTATAAAGCCAAAGACCTAAAAGAAGAAGAATATTTATTTGTCGTAGTATCCACTCACGGTGATGGAGAACCACCACAAGCAGCGAAACCTTTCATTCAAATTTTGGCAGATACTAAAGAATCCTTATCTAAAGTAAAGTTCGCAGTGCTTGGGTTAGGTGATACAAGTTATCCTCTTTTTTGTCAAACGGGTGAAGATGTTGACTCAATGCTTGCAAAATTAGGTGCAGAACGCATCCAACCATTAGGCAAATGTGATGTGGATTTTGATTTGGTAGCAAAACCATGGATGAGTGAACTCATTGCAAAACTGAATGCTCATTCCAAAACCGCAACAACACAAAGTCCAAAACAATCCCAAAGCCAGGCGGCAAAACCAACCTCTGGCGGAAAGGTTGTTTATGAAGGTTCTGTAATTACGAATATTGTTCTAAATGATATTGGTGCTACTAAATCCACAAGACATATTGAAATTAAAACCGCAGTACCAATTGACTATCTTCCTGGAGACAGTGCAGGATTTTTAGCTTACAATCGTGATGATGAAGTAAATCGTATTTTGTCGTTATTAAAAACCGATCGTGAAACTCGTGTTACTTATAAAGGCGAAACATGGATGGCTTACGATTTATTTCGTAAAAAAGTATCAGTTCGTTTTTTGCCCGACAGAGTCATTCAAAAATATGCAGGACTAATCGGAAAAGAAATCCCATCCGGAAAATTGGATTTGGATGTTTTATTAACCTTAAATCCTTCTGAAAAAAAAATCGAACTGCAAACTTTAGTAGATATTTTGGAACCGATTGTTCCCAGATACTATTCGATCGCTTCCAGTCCTTCGGCTCATGGAGAAGATGAAGTTCACCTCACTGTTGCAGAAGTGGAGATCGAAACATTTACTGGAATCAAAACTGGTTTTTGTTCTGGTTATTTGTCTGAATTAAAAGAAGGGGATGTGGTTCCTTTCTTTATCCAAAGAAACAATTCCTTCCGATTGCCAAGTCCCGATACAGATATTATCATGATTGGACCAGGAACAGGGATTGCTCCCTTTCGAAGTTTTTTATTTGAAAGAGAACAAAACTCAGGGAACGGAAAAAATTGGTTAATATTTGGAGAAAGAAATTTTGTCTCTGATTTTTATTACCAAACAGAACTTTTAGAACTTATGGACACTGGCGTATTACATAAGTTAAATACTGCTTTTTCTCGTGATACAAAACAAAAAGTTTATGTGCAGGACCGAATGAGCGAAAATGCATCAGAACTTTTGAAGTGGATTGAAAATGGTGCAGTGATTTATCTTTGTGGGTCAAAAGATCCTATGAGTAAGGATGTCGATCGCAAACTCATTGAAATTTTATCCGAAAGAACATTTGATACTGGAAAAGATGCTTCCGATTACTTAAAAGAATTAGAAGAAGCTGGTCGCTACATTAAGGACGTTTACTGA
- a CDS encoding phosphoadenylyl-sulfate reductase: MGNLEVLTETYTPLSLEQGLRQLSLDFPGKVVFTTSFGLEDQAITHAILANQIEIRIATLDTGRLFQETYDVWQKTNIRYGAKIEAFYPNEKEIQHFVEENGPNAFYDSQDLRKECCRIRKLVPLDAILKDTEVWVTGLRKDQSGFRTEMSIFESDPQRNLIKYQPLLLWSFEDTWKYIREHNVPYNILHDKGYPSIGCAPCTRAIEPGEDFRAGRWWWEQESKKECGLHWVDGKLTPKKG; encoded by the coding sequence ATGGGAAATTTGGAAGTTTTGACAGAAACCTATACCCCCCTCTCCCTGGAACAGGGCTTACGACAACTCAGTTTGGATTTTCCCGGAAAAGTTGTCTTCACCACGAGTTTCGGACTGGAAGACCAGGCGATCACTCATGCGATTCTCGCAAACCAAATCGAAATTCGAATTGCGACTTTAGATACAGGCCGCCTCTTCCAAGAAACCTATGATGTTTGGCAAAAAACAAACATCCGTTATGGGGCAAAAATTGAAGCCTTTTATCCAAACGAGAAAGAAATCCAACACTTTGTGGAAGAGAATGGCCCTAACGCCTTTTATGATTCCCAAGATTTAAGAAAGGAATGTTGTCGGATTCGTAAACTCGTTCCCCTAGATGCCATTTTGAAAGACACAGAAGTTTGGGTCACAGGACTCCGAAAAGACCAATCAGGATTTCGAACCGAAATGTCAATTTTCGAATCGGATCCCCAAAGAAATTTAATTAAATACCAACCGCTACTATTATGGTCCTTCGAAGATACTTGGAAGTATATTAGAGAACATAACGTACCATACAATATCTTACACGATAAAGGTTATCCAAGTATCGGCTGTGCTCCTTGTACACGAGCCATAGAACCTGGAGAAGACTTTCGTGCTGGAAGGTGGTGGTGGGAACAAGAATCAAAAAAAGAGTGCGGCTTACACTGGGTAGACGGCAAACTCACACCGAAAAAAGGATAA
- a CDS encoding NADPH-dependent assimilatory sulfite reductase hemoprotein subunit → MAEQKKETLAEKVKRLSRGLRGTLSLSLKDEHTGSLRSDDQLLLKFHGMYQQDDRDRREERAAKKLERLYSFMIRLRIPGGMIGPVHWEALHNVAGENSTGTIKITTRQTVQLHGILKSKIKPTIKAFDSVFLDSIAACGDVNRNVTCTSNPATSPLHKEVFGYAGEISRSLLPKTRAYYEIWLDENLLAEKEEPEDPLYKDVYLPRKFKIAIAIPPYNDVDLFTNDIGLIAIIENGQLIGFNVAVGGGLGTTHGNPDTYPRVGTVFGFIPKKDILKVVYEIVTVQRDFGNREDRKLSRLKYTLDRLGVEFYKREVEKRVGISFEPAKDYQFTQRSDDFGWKQDVAGNWHYTVFVENGRVCDEHGYNLKTALLEVSKTRRATFRFTCNQNLILSDIFPKDKDLIESILVKFGVHRKTSEISPIRKNSIACVALNTCSLALAEGQRYLPSLIDKIEPILGKHGLAEEPVSIRMTGCPNGCARPYISEIGLVGTSYGKYNLHLGADAEGYRLNRKYKEDLDEAAILSELDGLFGKFAKERNTKESFGDYINRIGILN, encoded by the coding sequence ATGGCAGAACAAAAAAAAGAAACATTAGCAGAAAAAGTAAAACGTCTGAGTCGGGGTCTAAGAGGAACTCTTTCTTTGAGTTTGAAAGATGAACATACAGGCTCTTTACGTTCTGATGACCAACTCTTACTTAAGTTTCATGGAATGTACCAACAAGATGACAGGGACCGAAGAGAAGAACGTGCTGCGAAAAAATTAGAACGTTTGTATTCCTTTATGATTCGTTTACGAATTCCAGGTGGAATGATTGGGCCTGTACATTGGGAAGCCTTACACAATGTGGCTGGGGAAAACTCTACTGGCACCATCAAAATCACCACTCGCCAAACTGTCCAACTTCATGGTATATTAAAATCAAAAATCAAACCAACCATCAAAGCCTTTGATTCTGTATTTTTAGATTCGATTGCTGCTTGTGGGGACGTAAATCGTAACGTAACTTGTACATCAAATCCTGCCACTAGCCCCTTACACAAAGAAGTGTTCGGATATGCAGGCGAAATCAGCAGATCTTTGTTGCCAAAAACAAGAGCCTATTACGAAATTTGGCTCGATGAAAACCTTTTAGCAGAAAAAGAAGAACCAGAAGATCCTTTATATAAAGATGTATACCTTCCTCGTAAGTTTAAAATTGCGATTGCAATCCCTCCTTACAACGATGTGGATCTTTTCACAAATGATATTGGTCTCATTGCTATCATTGAAAATGGACAACTAATCGGTTTTAACGTAGCAGTGGGTGGTGGACTTGGAACCACTCATGGAAATCCAGACACATACCCAAGAGTGGGAACTGTATTTGGATTTATTCCTAAAAAAGATATCCTAAAAGTTGTTTATGAAATCGTTACTGTGCAAAGGGACTTTGGAAATAGAGAAGATCGAAAACTTTCTCGTTTAAAATATACTTTGGACCGTTTGGGTGTTGAATTCTACAAACGAGAAGTGGAAAAACGAGTGGGGATTAGTTTCGAACCAGCAAAAGATTACCAGTTCACACAAAGATCGGATGATTTTGGTTGGAAACAAGATGTGGCGGGTAACTGGCATTATACGGTTTTTGTCGAGAATGGTCGTGTTTGTGATGAACATGGTTATAATCTAAAAACAGCACTTCTGGAAGTTTCTAAAACCAGACGTGCCACATTCCGATTTACTTGTAACCAAAACCTAATCCTTTCCGATATTTTTCCAAAAGATAAGGATCTCATTGAGTCCATTCTTGTAAAGTTTGGTGTTCACAGAAAAACAAGTGAAATTTCACCAATTCGTAAAAACTCCATTGCTTGTGTGGCATTAAACACTTGTTCTTTGGCACTTGCAGAGGGACAACGATACCTTCCAAGCCTGATTGATAAAATTGAACCCATCCTTGGAAAACATGGACTTGCAGAAGAACCAGTGTCTATCCGAATGACAGGTTGTCCGAATGGATGTGCAAGGCCTTATATTTCGGAAATTGGCCTTGTGGGAACCTCGTATGGAAAATACAATTTACACTTAGGTGCAGATGCCGAAGGATACCGACTCAATCGTAAATACAAAGAAGATTTAGATGAGGCGGCAATTCTATCCGAATTGGATGGACTCTTTGGAAAGTTTGCAAAAGAAAGAAATACAAAAGAATCTTTTGGAGACTATATCAATCGAATTGGAATCTTAAACTAA
- the cysD gene encoding sulfate adenylyltransferase subunit CysD — protein sequence MTDLHRLSHLDQLESEAIYILREVAAQFERPALLFSGGKDSICLVHLALKAFRPGKFPFPLVHIDTGHNFDEALKFRDDLAERTGEKLIVRYVQDSIDQGKAVEEKGKFPSRNAIQAVTLLDTIAEFKFDACIGGARRDEEKARAKERIFSVRDEFGSWDPKLQRPELWNIYNGKIHVGENVRVFPISNWTELDVWEYIRKENIELPSLYFSHQREIVWREDLVFPVSKFISLDNSDKVETRTVRFRTVGDMTCTAAVESEANTIDDIIREIQISRTTERGSRLDDKRSEAAMEDRKKGGYF from the coding sequence ATGACCGATTTACATCGACTTTCCCATTTAGACCAACTAGAATCGGAAGCCATTTATATTTTACGAGAAGTTGCAGCACAATTCGAAAGACCGGCCCTGCTTTTTTCAGGAGGAAAGGATTCAATTTGTTTAGTGCATTTAGCACTCAAAGCCTTTCGACCTGGAAAATTTCCATTTCCCTTAGTTCACATCGACACAGGGCATAACTTTGATGAGGCGCTAAAATTTAGAGATGATTTAGCGGAACGAACTGGAGAAAAACTAATTGTTCGTTATGTACAAGATTCCATCGACCAAGGGAAAGCCGTCGAAGAAAAAGGAAAGTTCCCTAGCCGAAATGCCATCCAAGCAGTGACACTCCTTGATACTATCGCTGAATTTAAGTTCGATGCATGTATCGGTGGAGCTCGTCGGGATGAAGAAAAAGCCCGTGCCAAAGAAAGAATTTTTTCTGTGAGAGATGAATTTGGATCTTGGGATCCCAAACTCCAACGCCCTGAACTTTGGAATATTTATAATGGAAAAATCCACGTGGGTGAAAACGTTCGAGTTTTCCCGATTAGCAACTGGACAGAACTTGATGTTTGGGAATACATCCGAAAAGAAAACATTGAACTCCCTTCCCTTTATTTTTCACACCAAAGAGAAATCGTATGGCGAGAAGACCTAGTGTTTCCGGTATCAAAGTTCATCTCCTTAGACAATTCAGACAAAGTAGAAACAAGAACTGTTCGTTTCCGAACTGTGGGTGATATGACTTGCACAGCGGCCGTAGAATCAGAAGCCAATACAATTGATGATATCATTCGTGAAATTCAAATTTCGAGAACAACAGAAAGAGGATCTCGATTGGATGACAAACGTTCCGAAGCAGCGATGGAAGATAGAAAAAAAGGCGGATACTTTTAA
- a CDS encoding precorrin-2 dehydrogenase/sirohydrochlorin ferrochelatase family protein encodes MKFKKYPIFLNLENKNILIVGGGNACLEKLYGLEHTGAKIQVISIEFSDEVRSFLTKYPEIKTEERPVKEEDLNHRDIIFLGTSDPETNQKFRALAKEKGTWVNSVDDPKNCDFYSSSTVSVGPIQFAISTDGKFAGVSSTLRKLFEEVLPEEDHELMETLFEMRRKLKDILPDHQERRLALKEIIQNLNSKYFHKS; translated from the coding sequence ATGAAATTTAAAAAATATCCCATTTTTTTAAATTTAGAAAACAAAAACATCCTTATTGTTGGAGGTGGTAATGCTTGTCTTGAAAAACTATATGGCCTTGAACATACAGGTGCCAAAATTCAAGTGATCTCCATTGAGTTTAGTGATGAAGTAAGATCCTTTTTAACAAAATACCCCGAAATCAAAACAGAAGAACGACCAGTTAAAGAAGAAGACTTAAACCATAGAGATATTATTTTTTTAGGAACAAGTGATCCAGAAACTAACCAAAAGTTTAGAGCCTTAGCAAAAGAAAAAGGCACCTGGGTAAACTCTGTCGACGATCCCAAAAATTGTGATTTTTATTCTTCTTCAACTGTATCTGTTGGCCCTATTCAATTTGCAATTTCTACCGATGGAAAATTTGCAGGAGTATCCTCAACACTGCGAAAACTTTTTGAAGAAGTTCTTCCAGAAGAAGATCATGAACTAATGGAAACTCTTTTTGAAATGAGAAGGAAACTAAAGGATATCCTTCCTGACCATCAGGAAAGAAGACTTGCCTTAAAAGAAATCATTCAAAATTTAAACTCGAAATACTTTCACAAATCTTAG
- a CDS encoding sulfate adenylyltransferase subunit 1, translated as MDILRFITAGSVDDGKSTLIGRLLYDSKSIFQDQLEAIEKAGQVNGQINLALLTDGLKAEREQGITIDVAYKYFSTPKRKFIIADAPGHVQYTRNMVTGASNSDLAIILIDARKGVIEQTYRHSYIVSLLRIPYVVVCINKMDLVDFSEEVFLNIQKQYLEFAKDLDLKSIHFLPISALNGDNVVDLSTSMPWWKGNSLLGFLEGIEIHTEEESPAPRFPVQNVIRPQTTEYHDYRGYAGQIRSGHFTVGDSITVLPSGLKSKIKAIDTFAGSIQTAYAPMSVCIRLEDEIDVSRGDMLVVSGQEPTTSQDLEAHICWMDQKAMTPGSKYLLRQTTNAVKASIRSLEYRVETSTHEKKEQTSLALNEIGKVTIRTAKPVAYDPYSKIRGTGSFVLVDEGTNQTVAAGMLL; from the coding sequence ATGGATATTTTACGTTTTATTACAGCAGGAAGTGTGGATGATGGGAAATCAACTCTCATTGGACGATTGTTATACGATAGTAAATCTATTTTCCAAGACCAATTGGAAGCCATCGAAAAAGCAGGACAAGTCAATGGCCAAATCAATCTAGCGCTTCTTACCGATGGATTAAAAGCAGAAAGAGAACAAGGGATCACCATCGACGTTGCTTATAAATATTTTTCGACACCGAAAAGAAAGTTTATCATTGCCGATGCTCCGGGCCATGTCCAATACACAAGAAACATGGTGACAGGTGCTTCTAACTCTGATCTTGCCATCATTTTAATTGATGCAAGAAAAGGAGTCATTGAACAAACATACCGCCACTCTTATATTGTTTCTCTACTCCGAATTCCTTATGTTGTAGTTTGTATCAACAAAATGGACTTAGTGGATTTTTCTGAAGAAGTGTTTTTAAACATCCAAAAACAATATTTAGAATTTGCAAAAGACCTGGATTTAAAATCCATCCACTTCCTTCCTATCTCAGCACTGAACGGAGACAATGTGGTAGATCTATCGACTTCCATGCCTTGGTGGAAAGGGAACTCCCTTCTTGGATTTTTAGAAGGAATTGAAATTCATACAGAAGAAGAATCACCTGCTCCAAGATTTCCTGTGCAAAATGTAATCCGTCCTCAAACCACTGAATACCATGATTACAGAGGTTATGCGGGTCAAATCCGTAGTGGCCATTTCACTGTAGGTGATTCTATCACTGTTTTGCCTAGCGGACTCAAATCAAAAATCAAAGCCATCGATACCTTTGCCGGCTCGATCCAAACTGCCTACGCACCTATGTCAGTTTGCATTCGATTGGAAGATGAAATTGATGTGAGCCGTGGAGATATGCTCGTAGTGAGCGGTCAAGAACCGACGACTTCTCAAGATTTAGAAGCTCATATTTGTTGGATGGACCAAAAGGCAATGACACCGGGATCCAAGTATCTCCTCCGACAAACCACGAATGCAGTCAAAGCATCCATTCGCTCTTTGGAATACCGAGTGGAAACAAGCACCCATGAAAAGAAAGAACAGACAAGCCTGGCCTTAAATGAAATTGGGAAAGTGACCATCCGAACGGCAAAACCCGTGGCCTATGACCCTTATTCCAAAATCCGTGGGACGGGGAGCTTCGTTTTAGTGGATGAAGGTACCAACCAAACTGTGGCGGCCGGAATGTTATTGTAG
- a CDS encoding TauD/TfdA family dioxygenase encodes MTQSTATQTKWIRKSFIGETKLPLVYEPSEEKELLDLTKWIQKNQKEWREDLETYGAILFRGFPVHEATDFQSILFATEEKKLGEFYLGTSPRDQVVKHVFTASELPPHYPIMQHAEMSFLDNPPKLLFFYAEKASETGGETPLTDLREIYKDINPKIKEKIENYGIRYRRRYDGPSKKARFSLWKTKRWDEMFGTTNLEEVKKISKQNRFHLDWFGKDSLTITNEQSGFRVHPEAKTIAWHNHSQTFHYQAAVSEVWKIFKKQKTIRSFAVALLLTLLTTMKRISGSESHDVHVTYGNGEEISAKEMKSISDVFWKHLVAIPWQTGDVLIIDNLSVSHGRLPFTGPRRILVGWSD; translated from the coding sequence ATGACTCAGTCCACCGCTACCCAAACAAAATGGATCCGTAAATCTTTTATCGGGGAGACCAAACTTCCCCTTGTCTACGAGCCCTCTGAAGAAAAGGAATTGTTAGACCTTACAAAGTGGATTCAGAAAAACCAAAAAGAATGGAGAGAGGATCTAGAGACCTATGGGGCCATTCTTTTTCGTGGTTTTCCTGTTCATGAAGCAACGGACTTCCAATCCATCCTCTTTGCGACAGAGGAAAAAAAGTTGGGTGAGTTTTATTTAGGAACATCGCCAAGAGACCAGGTCGTCAAACATGTGTTTACTGCAAGTGAACTTCCACCCCATTACCCGATTATGCAACATGCAGAAATGAGTTTTCTCGACAACCCACCGAAACTATTATTTTTTTATGCAGAAAAAGCTTCGGAAACAGGCGGTGAAACTCCTCTCACTGATCTTAGAGAAATTTATAAAGATATAAACCCAAAGATTAAAGAAAAAATAGAAAACTACGGAATTCGTTATCGAAGGCGGTATGATGGTCCATCAAAAAAAGCAAGGTTCTCTTTATGGAAGACAAAACGTTGGGACGAAATGTTTGGAACGACAAACCTAGAAGAAGTAAAAAAGATCTCAAAACAAAATAGATTTCACCTAGATTGGTTTGGAAAGGATTCCTTAACCATCACCAATGAACAATCGGGATTTCGAGTTCATCCGGAAGCAAAGACAATCGCTTGGCACAATCATTCCCAAACGTTTCACTACCAAGCAGCCGTGAGTGAAGTATGGAAAATTTTTAAAAAACAAAAAACAATTCGTTCTTTTGCTGTAGCACTTCTACTCACGCTTCTAACAACCATGAAACGAATCTCAGGATCAGAGTCGCATGATGTACATGTTACCTATGGAAATGGAGAAGAAATTTCTGCAAAAGAAATGAAATCCATCTCTGATGTTTTTTGGAAACATTTAGTCGCAATTCCTTGGCAAACAGGAGATGTCCTCATCATTGACAATTTATCAGTTTCTCATGGTAGGCTTCCCTTTACTGGTCCACGCCGAATTCTCGTAGGATGGTCTGATTAA